The Desmonostoc muscorum LEGE 12446 genome includes a region encoding these proteins:
- the apcA gene encoding allophycocyanin subunit alpha, translating into MSIVTKAIVNADAEARYLSPGELDRIKSFVAAGERRLRIAQVLTDNRERLIKGAGDQLFQKRPDVVSPGGNAYGQELTATCLRDLDYYLRLVTYGIVAGDVTPIEEIGVIGARELYKSLGTPIDALAEGIRGVKAGAASLLSGDDAAEAGSYFDYLVGALLG; encoded by the coding sequence GCTGACGCAGAAGCACGCTACCTCAGCCCTGGTGAATTGGATCGGATCAAATCCTTTGTAGCAGCTGGTGAGCGCCGCCTGCGGATTGCTCAAGTTTTGACAGACAATCGCGAACGGTTAATCAAAGGAGCTGGCGATCAACTGTTCCAAAAGCGTCCTGATGTTGTGTCTCCTGGTGGTAACGCCTACGGTCAAGAATTGACTGCTACTTGTCTGCGTGACCTAGATTACTACCTCCGCCTCGTTACCTACGGTATCGTTGCTGGTGATGTTACCCCCATCGAAGAAATCGGTGTTATCGGCGCCCGTGAACTTTATAAGTCCTTGGGAACTCCTATCGATGCTCTTGCTGAAGGTATCCGCGGAGTGAAGGCTGGTGCTGCTAGCCTGCTGTCTGGTGATGACGCTGCTGAAGCTGGTAGCTACTTCGACTATCTAGTCGGTGCTTTACTAGGTTAA